TTGCCATCCAACCTTTATACGTGTAAAATCCGAACACATCTCTCGCTGTCATATCGCTCGTTAACATGTTTTGTTTTTCCATCGTCGCATTTATATGATGAATTAAATCACGATATTCTTTGGCACGTTCAAATTCTAATGCTTCTGATGCTTTTTGCATTTTATTTTCAAGATCTGTTATGACTGAATCGGTATCACCGTTTAAAAAGTTTGTGATTCCTTGAATCATTTTGTTATTTTCTGTTTTTGTTACTTCATACACACATGGTCCAAGACACTGCCCAATGTGGTAATACAAACATAATCTATCCGGCATCGTATCGCATTTTCGTAACGGATAAATACGATCAAGTAATCGTTTTGTTTCATGTGCACTATAAGCGTTTGGATACGGCCCAAAATATTTGCCTGTTCGTTTATTTACCGTACGTGTAACGAGTAGACGTGGATGTCGTTCATTCGTAATTTTTATAAACGGATAACTTTTATCGTCTTTTAATAAAATGTTATAACGTGGTTGATGCTTTTTTATTAAAGTGTTTTCTAGTAATAATGACTCAACTTCAGAATCTGTGATGACAAAGTCAAAGTCGACGATATCACTCACAAGTCGCATCGTTTTTTCATCGTGTGCACCGGTAAAATATGATCGTACACGATTCCTTAAATTTTTAGCTTTACCGACGTAAATAATTTCATCGCGTTTGTTTTTCATTAAATAACAGCCAGGTTCTTTTGGTAACACCGAAAGTTTTAACTTTAACTGTGAATCTTTTTCCATAAGTGATCCCTCAATTGATATAAAAAAAGCCGCTTATCGCGGCTCAGTCGTATATTATAAGTGTTTTTCGATTAATGAAACGAGTTGCTCTTTTGGTTGGAAGCCAACAACTTTGTCTACTTCTTCTCCATCTTTCATAAGAATTAAAGTAGGAATAGACATAACTCCGTAATCAGCTGCAGTAGCTTGGTTGTCATCCACGTTTACTTTAAGGATGTCCGCTTTACCTTCAACTTCTGTTGCTACTTCTTCTAGTACTGGTGCAATCATCTTACATGGTCCACACCAAGGTGCCCAAAAGTCTACAAGTTTTACACCTTCGCTAATTTTTTCTTTAAAATCTGAATCATTTACATCATAAATTGCCATAGTATTATGCCTCCAAATTGTATTGTAAATATATTATAACAGTTTTTTTTATATAGAAAAATATTATGCTTATTGAAATACAGTTAAATATAATATCCCTGCAATAAACATGATCACTGCAAATGTGATCAGTACTTTTGCGAGCTTATACATATCAAAATTATCCATATTTAGCACCTACTTCATCGTCACAATCGTTACGCCAAATCCACCTTCTGACGGTAAACCTTGTCTAAACGATTTTACTTTACTATGTCTTCTAAGTGTTTTTTCAACTGCCTCTTTTAAAGCACCTGTCCCTTTACCGTGGATGATTTCAACTTCATTTAAATTCGATAACACGACTTGATCTATATAACGGTCAAGTCGAATGACCGCATCTTCATATCGCTCTCCGCGTAAATCCAGTTTATTCGGAACACTTTGTCGACTTACTTTTCTAGAAATGACCGGTTTTACTTTTTTCTCTTTACGCTTTTTAAGCTCGTTACGTGGGATTTTCATCTTAATTATACCCATTTGAACAGTGACCTCGTCACCATCAACTTCGATGACATCACCTTTTTGTCCGTACGATAAAACATCGACAGAATCACCGACATGAAGTTCTGTATTATCTTCTGAAGTAACCTCTTTTTTAATATCTTTTTCATAATAGCTATCTGTTAATGCCTTTTTAGCTTCGATAAGTTTATGTGATTCGATATTATCAACACCGAGAGACTTCATGAGCTCTAGCTCTTCGATAATTTCAGATGCTTTTCTTTCTGCATCTTTAATAATGGTATTCGCTTTATCTTCAGCCACTTCAATGAGTCGAGTTTTCTGATATTCGTAGTCTGCCATAAATCCGTTTAACGTTTTATGAATATCTTTAGTTTCTTTTAATAATTGATACGTTTCTTCTTCATGGATTCTCGCAGATTTTGTATGTCGTTCTAACGACTCGATCATTTCGTTGATTTCAAAGTTATCTCTTCCGGACAATTCTTCAGCACGACGTATGACTGAGGAATTTAACTTTAGTTTTTCTGAGATTTTAAATGCGTTTGATTTACCTGGAATACCGATCATTAAACGGTACGTTGGTGACAATGTGTCGACATCAAATTCCATCGACGCATTGATTACGTCTTCACGGCTATATGAAAACGACTTTAACTCTTTATAGTGTGTCGTTGCTATCGTTTTAATATTTTTATCGAGTAAAAATTCTAATATGCTGATCGCGAGCGCTGCCCCTTCTTCTGGGTCCGTTCCTGCACCGAGCTCGTCTAAAATAACTAAACTGTCTTTTGTCGCAACGTCTAATATATGACTAATATTCGTTAAATGACTTGAAAACGTCGATAACGATTGCTCGATAGACTGCTCGTCACCAATATCCGCATAAATACTATCAAATACTGGGAGTCTTGAGCCGTCTAACGCTGGAATTGGAATCCCACTTTGAGCGAGCGCTGCACATAAACCAATTGTTTTAATCGTAACAGTTTTACCACCAGTGTTTGGTCCTGTAATAATGACCGACAAATCACCGATATGAATATCGTTTTTTACAACCTCATCGATATCAATCAGTGGATGATACGCCTTTGTTAAATGAAGTTCTTCATCTTCACTTATAATTGGAATTGTTCCGTTTATAGCATTACCGTATTTCGCTTTCGCGTGCACGAGATCTAAATGATGAAGTATATCATCGATAAGAATTAACGATTCTGCTTCTAATACAACTCTCTCTGTAAGTTCAACTAATATCTTTTCTACTTCAACATTTTCTTGTTCACGTAGTCTCGCAATTTTATTTGATAATTCGACGATGGCCATCGGTTCAATGTATACCGTTTGACCTGTCGCACTTACGTCGTGGACGATACCACGCACTGAACTTTGAGAGTCTGCTTTAACTGGAAGTACAAACCTATTATTTCTCATCGTAATAATTGAGTCACTTAAATGCTTGCTAGATTTTCTTAAAATGTCGTTTAAGCGCGTACGAATTGAACTTTCTTCACGTGTAATTTGTCGACGTATTTTTAATAATTCGTTTGACGCGTGATCTAATACGCCACTTTCATCGATTGTACTCGTAATTTCTTTATAGAGTGATTTATCTTCAGGGAGTTGTGACGTGTAGCGTTCAATTGACTGAAGTTCTATTTCGTTTTCTTTAAATGATTCGATCACACGATTCAACGTATCTTTACGATATAAGTTACTTTTAATTTTTAAAAACTCATCGACCGTTAACACACTACCAATTTGAGCACGTTTTACATAGACTTTCATGTCTGAAATGCCTGCCATCTCTAAGTTTTGATGGCGTAAAATCGTTAAAATATCATCTGTTTCAGCAAGGTTTTCTTTTACTTCTATTACAGACGTTGCAAATAATTTAGGAGATATTTTACTTTTCGTTTTTTCACTCATTGCATACGATTTTACTCGCTCTAAAATTTTGTTAAATTCTAGAGCGCGTATTGTACGTTCATTCATTTCTTATCACTTACCATCTTCTATAAATTGTTTAAATGCTTGTCTAGATAACGTATTGATTACGTTTTTCTTATTAACCTGTCCTTTTTGAAGCGTTGCGATACCGTATTCCATAAACGCTAAATGATCGATATGATGCGCGTCTGTATTTACTGTTAACATGATATCTTTTCCATAAATAGCGTCACTCGATAAATCTAAACGATTCGGATTCGCATTCACTTCTAAAATAGTACGCGTATCTTTTGCGATTTGTAACAACTCTTCCATATTAACATTATAGCCGTCACGTCGACCAATTAACCGCCCTGTTGGATGCGCGATATGTCTGACATATGGATTATGCATTGCACATTTTAGTCGGTGCATAATTTCCTCTTCAGTCTGATTGAAGTTAGAGTGAATGCTCGCAATGACGTAGTCGAGCGATTTTAATATATCATCTGAATAATCGAGTGTTCCGTCACTTAGAATATCCATTTCAGTACCTGCATAGACGTCAATTTCATCATATTCATCGTTAATTTTACGTATTTCTTCGATTTGTTTTAGTAAACGCTCTTCACTTAACCCATTTGCAACGGGTAAACTTTTAGAGTGATCTGTAATGACGATATACTCGTAACCACGCTCTATACATGCTTCGACCATCTCACGTATACTATATGCACCATCACTATACGTCGTATGCATATGAATATCTCCCTTAATATCATCGAGCGTAATAATCTCACTCATATTAACGTCTACTTCAGAACCAGTTTCACGCATCGCTGGCGGGATATATGGTAAATCAAAGTGTTTATAAAATTGCGCTTCACTATCAAACGTTATAATTTTACCGTCACTTTCGACGCCGTATTCATTAATTTTTTCGTTACGTGATTTTGCGATTTGTCGCATTCTCACGTTATGATCTTTACTCCCTGTAAAGTGCTGTAACGTAGAGTAATATTCGTCACCTTGAACGAGCCTAAAATCTACTTGTATATTGACTAAACCTTCCGTATATTGAATCGAAACCTTTTTATCCCCTTTAGTGATAAACGACTTAAAAAAGGATGCGTCTTCAATGTCTTTTATGAATTCGTGACTGTCACTTAACTGAACGATAAAATCAATATCTCCACTCGTTTCTTTGAACCTTCTTGCACTCCCTGCGATATCAAAGCGTTCGACATAATTTAATGACGATAAAAAACTTTCGATATTTTTTCGTATCGTCATGACTGTAGATATTGGATGACGCTTTACTTCGCTTAACGAAATCAGACCATTTAGTATATTTTCTTCGGTCTTTTTACCAAACCCAGGGAGTTGTTGAAGTTTGCCGTCCCGTAAAAACCGTTCGAAGTCATCTAAATTGTCGATACCTGTCTCTTCATAAATCTTTGCGACTCGTTTTGCACCGAGCCCTGGAATTTTTGTCATATATGTTAACCCGACAGGTGTACGTTCTTTTAATTCGTTTAACACTGTACTTTGATTCTTCTCTAAATATTCTTCGATTACTTCTTTTGTCGATTTACCGATACCTTTTATCCCGTCGAATGATTCAATTTCAGAAAGTGCGCGCGGATCTTTTTCGAGCGCTGCTGCTGCTTTTCTATATGCAGAAACTTTAAATGAGTTTTCTAAATTTAATTCTAAATACGTTGCGATTTCTTCGAGCATACGTATAATATCTCTTTTTGTCATCTGTATACCTCCATAAAAAATAGGGCCACTCTGGCCCTACTATAAGCTATATTTGTGACCAGTCTTTTAACTTGCCAGAAATAAATAACGTATGGTCGATTATAAACGTCGCTAAGCTTGAGTTACCGACCATCTGTTGTAGTGTTGTTGATGGAACTGTCCCAATGAAAAATAAAACGATCGCTAAAATGTACAGACATTCAATAATTCCTAACACTGTTCCAACAATTTTACTCGTTTTTCTATCAAAAATAATTTGATTGATGTAGTCAAATACACTAATCACAATCTGAATTATAATTTTTGACACGATAAAAATAATTAAAAACGCAGAAATATAATAATATGCTTGTTCTAAATTCGCAATATCATCAAAGACGATATTGTTTACTTCAGAAAGGCTAGATGGGTACGGCATAATTAGATCGAGTCGGTCTCCGAGCTGTTTATAATTGAGTCGCGCAATAATAATGGCTGATAACGTACCGAAGAAATGTAAAAACTGAAGGATGCCTCCACGTCTATAGCCTACAATTCCACCAATTACGATGAGTATAATAATTAAAATTGTCATAGACTATTCCTTTGACTCTTTTAATTGCTTTAAGACATCTTCATACTTTTCTTCGAGTTGTAAGTAATCATCCATTAAGTTTACACACGTTAACACTGCTTTACGATGTAAATCTAAACCAGCATTCATACGTGCAACTTCACTTATTTTTTCATCGACCGCTTCAGCAACTCGCTCTAAGTATTCTCTATCATTTGCACCGACTAACGTATATTCATTATTGTAAATTTTAACAGATACTCTATTCTTTTTATTTTCCATAGTACTCTCTCTTTTTCATCAATAATTCATTTAAATTTATTTTAATTATACTGAAGGATGTGCGTATTCACAACAAATCTAATTAAATCATTGAAAAAAGAGGCAAATATGCCTCTTTATTATTCACGAATTGTAAATCCTTCTGCTTCTAACTTTTCAATAATTGGATCATGTGCTTCTTTTACATCACTGTCTTTTAAAGTGTCTTCTTTATTGAGAAAAATTAAATGTAATCCGATCGACTTTTTATCGTCGTCAATATGTTCGCCTTCGTACACATCAAATGGATATACATCGACTAAATAATTCGGACGTAACGACCAGATTAAATCGATAATCGATTGAGACGTAATCTCTCTCGGCACTTCTAGAGCGATATCTCGAGAAATCGAAGGGAATTTAACGATTGGTTCGTACTCAATTGATGCACTATTGTCTAAAATATATGCGAGATCAATTTCAGCAACTGTCGTTTGTCCTAAGTCATGTGTTTTA
Above is a genomic segment from Nosocomiicoccus massiliensis containing:
- the trxA gene encoding thioredoxin translates to MAIYDVNDSDFKEKISEGVKLVDFWAPWCGPCKMIAPVLEEVATEVEGKADILKVNVDDNQATAADYGVMSIPTLILMKDGEEVDKVVGFQPKEQLVSLIEKHL
- a CDS encoding endonuclease MutS2 gives rise to the protein MNERTIRALEFNKILERVKSYAMSEKTKSKISPKLFATSVIEVKENLAETDDILTILRHQNLEMAGISDMKVYVKRAQIGSVLTVDEFLKIKSNLYRKDTLNRVIESFKENEIELQSIERYTSQLPEDKSLYKEITSTIDESGVLDHASNELLKIRRQITREESSIRTRLNDILRKSSKHLSDSIITMRNNRFVLPVKADSQSSVRGIVHDVSATGQTVYIEPMAIVELSNKIARLREQENVEVEKILVELTERVVLEAESLILIDDILHHLDLVHAKAKYGNAINGTIPIISEDEELHLTKAYHPLIDIDEVVKNDIHIGDLSVIITGPNTGGKTVTIKTIGLCAALAQSGIPIPALDGSRLPVFDSIYADIGDEQSIEQSLSTFSSHLTNISHILDVATKDSLVILDELGAGTDPEEGAALAISILEFLLDKNIKTIATTHYKELKSFSYSREDVINASMEFDVDTLSPTYRLMIGIPGKSNAFKISEKLKLNSSVIRRAEELSGRDNFEINEMIESLERHTKSARIHEEETYQLLKETKDIHKTLNGFMADYEYQKTRLIEVAEDKANTIIKDAERKASEIIEELELMKSLGVDNIESHKLIEAKKALTDSYYEKDIKKEVTSEDNTELHVGDSVDVLSYGQKGDVIEVDGDEVTVQMGIIKMKIPRNELKKRKEKKVKPVISRKVSRQSVPNKLDLRGERYEDAVIRLDRYIDQVVLSNLNEVEIIHGKGTGALKEAVEKTLRRHSKVKSFRQGLPSEGGFGVTIVTMK
- the polX gene encoding DNA polymerase/3'-5' exonuclease PolX is translated as MTKRDIIRMLEEIATYLELNLENSFKVSAYRKAAAALEKDPRALSEIESFDGIKGIGKSTKEVIEEYLEKNQSTVLNELKERTPVGLTYMTKIPGLGAKRVAKIYEETGIDNLDDFERFLRDGKLQQLPGFGKKTEENILNGLISLSEVKRHPISTVMTIRKNIESFLSSLNYVERFDIAGSARRFKETSGDIDFIVQLSDSHEFIKDIEDASFFKSFITKGDKKVSIQYTEGLVNIQVDFRLVQGDEYYSTLQHFTGSKDHNVRMRQIAKSRNEKINEYGVESDGKIITFDSEAQFYKHFDLPYIPPAMRETGSEVDVNMSEIITLDDIKGDIHMHTTYSDGAYSIREMVEACIERGYEYIVITDHSKSLPVANGLSEERLLKQIEEIRKINDEYDEIDVYAGTEMDILSDGTLDYSDDILKSLDYVIASIHSNFNQTEEEIMHRLKCAMHNPYVRHIAHPTGRLIGRRDGYNVNMEELLQIAKDTRTILEVNANPNRLDLSSDAIYGKDIMLTVNTDAHHIDHLAFMEYGIATLQKGQVNKKNVINTLSRQAFKQFIEDGK
- a CDS encoding CvpA family protein, whose amino-acid sequence is MTILIIILIVIGGIVGYRRGGILQFLHFFGTLSAIIIARLNYKQLGDRLDLIMPYPSSLSEVNNIVFDDIANLEQAYYYISAFLIIFIVSKIIIQIVISVFDYINQIIFDRKTSKIVGTVLGIIECLYILAIVLFFIGTVPSTTLQQMVGNSSLATFIIDHTLFISGKLKDWSQI
- a CDS encoding cell division protein ZapA, whose amino-acid sequence is MENKKNRVSVKIYNNEYTLVGANDREYLERVAEAVDEKISEVARMNAGLDLHRKAVLTCVNLMDDYLQLEEKYEDVLKQLKESKE